The proteins below come from a single Streptomyces tubercidicus genomic window:
- a CDS encoding amidase — protein MRTLLGKRSLVREAAALRDGTDDPVDAVNRSCDRIDAVDPQVRAFVPEEGRRARLLEAARRAAAGARDPAGRAALHGIPVGIKDIVRVDGLPTRAGSALPPEVLGGPQATVVDRLCAAGALIAGKTVTAEFAVTAPGPTRNPHNPAHTPGGSSSGSAAAVAAGMVPLAIGTQTVGSMIRPAAYCGVVGFKASYGRIPVDGVISNAASFDTVGCYATDVAGVALAASVLVDGRRPPGLVGCGPRPVLGVPVGPYLERAEEEALRAFEEQQELLRSAGYTVHEVPVMADFAQIVEQLFTMNRYEVAHAHRDWFARFGDRYRPETTAAIQEGRTIGGVAYEAARVWRHAFRERLAADRAAAGVDLWIAPSATGPAPAGLSSTGTSIMCLPWSNAGLPSVSLPAGHAANGLPLGLQLIGETGADEGLLHGAAGIEQVLAGDGRNEDVLHGEARNGDARNEDVPNGDARNGEARNEDVPNGEARNEHVRNEDGRPVPERTG, from the coding sequence GTGAGGACCTTGCTCGGGAAGCGATCCCTTGTTCGGGAAGCCGCGGCGCTGCGGGACGGCACGGATGACCCCGTCGACGCGGTCAACCGCTCATGCGACCGGATCGACGCGGTCGATCCACAGGTGCGGGCCTTCGTGCCCGAAGAGGGGCGGCGTGCGCGGCTCCTGGAGGCGGCGCGGCGGGCGGCCGCCGGTGCGCGGGACCCCGCCGGCCGGGCCGCCCTCCATGGCATCCCCGTGGGCATCAAGGACATCGTGCGGGTCGACGGGCTGCCCACCCGGGCGGGCTCGGCGCTGCCGCCCGAAGTTCTCGGCGGCCCGCAGGCCACCGTCGTCGACCGGCTGTGCGCCGCCGGGGCGCTGATCGCGGGCAAGACCGTGACCGCGGAGTTCGCGGTCACGGCCCCGGGACCGACCCGCAATCCGCACAACCCGGCCCACACGCCGGGCGGTTCGAGCAGCGGATCGGCCGCCGCGGTCGCCGCCGGGATGGTGCCGCTGGCCATCGGGACGCAGACCGTCGGCTCGATGATCCGGCCCGCCGCGTACTGCGGAGTGGTCGGGTTCAAGGCGAGCTACGGGCGGATACCGGTCGACGGGGTGATCTCCAATGCCGCTAGCTTCGACACGGTCGGCTGTTACGCCACGGACGTGGCGGGTGTGGCGCTGGCGGCGTCGGTGCTGGTCGACGGACGGCGGCCCCCGGGCCTCGTGGGGTGCGGGCCGCGCCCGGTGCTGGGCGTGCCGGTCGGCCCCTACCTGGAGCGCGCCGAGGAGGAGGCGCTGCGCGCCTTCGAGGAGCAGCAGGAGCTGCTGCGGTCCGCCGGGTACACCGTCCACGAGGTGCCGGTGATGGCCGACTTCGCGCAGATCGTCGAGCAGCTGTTCACGATGAACCGCTACGAAGTGGCCCATGCGCACCGCGACTGGTTCGCCCGCTTCGGCGACCGCTACCGCCCCGAGACCACGGCCGCCATCCAGGAGGGCCGGACGATCGGGGGCGTCGCCTACGAGGCGGCCCGGGTATGGCGCCATGCCTTCCGCGAACGGCTCGCGGCGGACCGTGCGGCGGCCGGTGTCGACCTGTGGATCGCCCCGTCGGCCACCGGTCCCGCGCCCGCCGGCCTCAGCAGCACTGGCACCTCGATCATGTGCCTGCCGTGGAGCAACGCCGGGCTGCCGTCCGTCAGCCTGCCCGCGGGCCACGCCGCCAACGGGCTGCCGCTCGGACTCCAACTCATCGGCGAAACCGGCGCGGACGAGGGGCTGCTTCACGGGGCGGCGGGGATCGAACAGGTACTCGCTGGGGACGGCCGGAATGAGGACGTACTCCATGGGGAGGCGCGGAACGGGGACGCGCGGAACGAGGACGTGCCGAACGGGGACGCGCGGAACGGGGAGGCGCGGAACGAGGACGTGCCGAACGGGGAAGCGCGGAACGAGCACGTGCGGAACGAGGACGGCCGCCCGGTTCCGGAGCGGACCGGCTGA
- a CDS encoding MDR family NADP-dependent oxidoreductase: protein MTLRMHREVRLTARPQGPVTDDLFEIVEAPVPEPGPGQVLVRNTVMGVAAVMRTLMDESSVVPVPAYQVGEALTGPALGEVVAAPGTGLNPGDLVEHWLGWREYALLDADRVQRHDPGLMPDPAAYLSQGPTAWMGIVRGAEVRPGDTVFITGAAGGVGSLAGQIARLRGAARIIGSTGSPEKADRLIKEFGYDAMVIRGAGPIEEQLRAAAPEGIDALFDNVGGEQLQAAIAVANEGARLALVGALSSQLSEDGKPQTVEIDTLSLLSRSITLRGVALHTHRDLVPEWHQRFAEGLRDGTLTFPHTRLHGIEQAPRALRELTEGRHLGAVVVEL, encoded by the coding sequence ATGACACTCCGCATGCACCGCGAAGTCCGCCTGACCGCCCGCCCCCAGGGGCCGGTCACCGATGACCTCTTCGAGATCGTGGAGGCACCGGTCCCAGAACCCGGACCCGGCCAGGTGCTGGTACGCAACACCGTGATGGGCGTCGCCGCCGTGATGCGCACGCTGATGGACGAGAGCAGCGTCGTGCCGGTGCCCGCCTATCAGGTCGGCGAGGCGCTGACCGGGCCCGCCCTCGGCGAGGTGGTCGCCGCCCCGGGGACCGGTCTCAACCCTGGCGACCTGGTAGAGCACTGGCTCGGCTGGCGCGAATACGCCCTGCTGGACGCCGACCGGGTACAACGGCACGACCCCGGCCTGATGCCCGACCCGGCCGCCTACCTCTCCCAGGGGCCCACCGCCTGGATGGGCATCGTGCGCGGCGCCGAAGTACGCCCCGGGGACACCGTCTTCATTACGGGGGCGGCGGGCGGCGTGGGCTCCCTGGCCGGTCAGATCGCCCGGCTGCGCGGCGCCGCCCGGATCATCGGCAGTACGGGATCGCCGGAGAAGGCGGACCGGCTGATCAAGGAATTCGGCTATGACGCGATGGTGATCCGCGGCGCCGGTCCCATCGAGGAGCAGCTGCGGGCGGCGGCCCCGGAGGGCATCGACGCGCTCTTCGACAACGTGGGCGGCGAACAGCTCCAGGCCGCCATCGCCGTCGCCAATGAGGGCGCCCGGCTCGCCCTCGTAGGGGCGCTGTCCAGCCAGCTGTCCGAGGACGGCAAGCCGCAGACGGTCGAGATCGACACGCTCTCGCTGCTCTCCCGCAGCATCACCTTGCGCGGTGTCGCCCTGCACACGCACCGGGACCTGGTTCCCGAGTGGCACCAGCGGTTCGCCGAGGGCCTGCGGGACGGCACCCTCACCTTCCCGCACACCCGGCTGCACGGCATCGAGCAGGCGCCGCGGGCGCTGCGTGAGCTGACCGAAGGGCGTCATCTCGGCGCCGTAGTAGTGGAGTTGTGA
- a CDS encoding thioredoxin domain-containing protein, producing MNRLAGVTSPYLLQHAENPVDWWPWTSEAFEEARRRDVPVLLSVGYSACHWCHVMAHESFEDQATAELINEHFVAVKVDREERPDVDAVYMEAVQAATGQGGWPMTVFLTPDAEPFYFGTYFPPAPRHGMPSFGQILEGVRSAWADRRDEVGEVAGRIVADLAGRSLAGAMPADRRPPGPEELLGALMGLTREFDAVHGGFGGAPKFPPSMVLEFLLRHHARTGSEAALEMVQATGAAMARGGIYDQLGGGFARYAVDATWTVPHFEKMLYDNALLCRTYAHLWRSTGSDLARRIAVETADFMVRELRTEQGGFASALDADSDDGTGKHVEGAYYVWTPEQLRAVLGDEDAEFAATYFGVTEEGTFEEGASVLQLPDTEGLVDAERVASVKRRLLAARDERPRPGRDDKVVASWNGLAIAALAETGAYFDRPDLIQAATDAADLLVRVHMDWHARLHRTSRDGAPGANSGVLEDYANVAEGFLTLASVTGEGVWVEFAGFFLDTVLLQFTSEDGALYDTAADAEALIRRPQDPTDNATPSGWTAAAGALLSYAALTGSGLHRDAAERALGIVTALAGRAPRFIGWGLAVAEAALDGPREVAVVGAQGDPATVALHRAALLGTAPGAVVALGAPGADEVPLLRDRPLVDGQPAAYVCRHFTCERPTTDPEELTVRLGG from the coding sequence ATGAACCGGCTGGCTGGTGTGACCTCGCCTTATCTGCTTCAGCACGCTGAAAATCCGGTGGACTGGTGGCCCTGGACGTCGGAGGCTTTCGAGGAAGCGCGGCGGCGTGATGTGCCCGTACTGCTGTCGGTCGGTTACTCCGCGTGTCACTGGTGTCACGTGATGGCTCACGAAAGCTTTGAGGATCAGGCCACCGCTGAGCTGATCAACGAGCACTTCGTGGCCGTCAAGGTCGACCGTGAGGAGCGGCCGGACGTCGACGCCGTTTACATGGAGGCTGTGCAGGCCGCCACGGGGCAGGGTGGCTGGCCGATGACCGTCTTTCTCACTCCCGACGCCGAGCCGTTCTACTTCGGGACGTACTTTCCGCCTGCGCCGCGGCACGGCATGCCGTCGTTCGGGCAGATCCTGGAGGGGGTGCGCAGCGCGTGGGCCGACCGGCGGGATGAGGTGGGTGAGGTCGCCGGACGGATCGTCGCCGATCTCGCCGGGCGTTCCCTGGCCGGGGCGATGCCCGCGGACCGGCGGCCGCCGGGGCCCGAGGAGCTGCTCGGCGCGCTGATGGGGCTGACCCGTGAATTCGACGCGGTGCACGGCGGATTCGGCGGTGCGCCCAAGTTCCCGCCGTCCATGGTGCTGGAATTCCTGCTTCGCCATCATGCGCGCACCGGCTCCGAAGCGGCGCTGGAGATGGTGCAGGCGACCGGCGCGGCGATGGCCCGTGGTGGCATTTACGACCAGCTCGGTGGCGGTTTCGCGCGCTATGCGGTGGATGCCACCTGGACCGTGCCGCACTTCGAGAAGATGCTCTACGACAACGCCCTGTTGTGCCGGACCTATGCCCATCTGTGGCGGTCCACCGGCTCGGACCTGGCCCGGCGGATCGCCGTCGAGACGGCCGACTTCATGGTCCGCGAGCTCCGTACCGAGCAGGGCGGCTTCGCCTCCGCACTGGACGCGGACAGCGACGACGGCACCGGGAAGCACGTCGAGGGCGCCTACTACGTCTGGACGCCCGAGCAGCTGCGGGCCGTACTGGGCGACGAGGACGCGGAGTTCGCCGCCACCTACTTCGGCGTCACCGAGGAGGGCACCTTCGAGGAGGGCGCCTCGGTCCTCCAGCTCCCGGACACCGAGGGGCTGGTGGACGCCGAACGCGTGGCCTCCGTCAAGCGGCGGCTGCTCGCGGCGCGGGACGAGCGGCCGCGCCCGGGGCGCGACGACAAGGTCGTCGCCTCCTGGAACGGGCTGGCCATCGCGGCGCTCGCCGAGACCGGTGCCTACTTCGACCGGCCGGATCTGATCCAGGCCGCCACCGACGCCGCCGACCTGCTGGTCCGCGTCCACATGGACTGGCATGCCCGGCTGCACCGCACCTCCCGCGACGGCGCCCCGGGCGCCAACTCCGGTGTCCTGGAGGACTACGCCAATGTCGCGGAGGGCTTCCTCACCCTGGCCTCGGTCACCGGGGAAGGCGTCTGGGTGGAGTTCGCGGGCTTCTTCCTGGACACCGTGCTGCTCCAGTTCACCAGTGAGGACGGTGCGCTCTACGACACCGCCGCCGATGCCGAGGCGCTGATCCGCCGCCCCCAGGACCCGACCGACAACGCGACGCCCTCCGGGTGGACCGCGGCGGCCGGTGCCCTGCTCTCGTATGCGGCGCTCACCGGCAGCGGCCTCCACCGGGACGCCGCGGAACGGGCCCTGGGCATCGTGACCGCGCTCGCCGGGCGGGCCCCGCGCTTCATCGGATGGGGCCTGGCCGTCGCCGAGGCCGCACTGGACGGGCCGCGTGAGGTCGCCGTCGTCGGCGCGCAGGGGGATCCGGCCACCGTCGCGCTGCACCGTGCCGCGCTGCTCGGCACCGCCCCCGGGGCGGTCGTCGCACTGGGCGCCCCCGGGGCCGACGAGGTGCCGCTCCTCCGAGACCGTCCCCTGGTCGATGGCCAACCAGCCGCCTACGTCTGCCGCCACTTCACCTGCGAGCGGCCGACGACCGACCCGGAGGAGCTGACGGTGCGGCTCGGCGGATGA
- a CDS encoding AQJ64_40280 family protein, producing the protein MTNPNTVVTWVDAHETLPRSGTPVAAAITGRYPVDGANEPADALGEEFWLVRPMYFTTLHWSEDGAEHRDCFVDSDGVIRLPSGRASAETVTHWAELPTLPGRTTHAVFGEDVPSALQNARGARRSP; encoded by the coding sequence ATGACGAATCCGAACACCGTCGTGACGTGGGTGGACGCACACGAGACGCTGCCTCGGAGCGGTACACCGGTGGCAGCGGCGATCACCGGACGGTACCCGGTCGACGGCGCCAACGAGCCTGCTGACGCGCTGGGTGAGGAGTTCTGGCTGGTGCGGCCCATGTACTTCACGACTCTCCACTGGAGCGAGGACGGGGCAGAACACCGCGACTGCTTCGTCGACTCCGACGGTGTCATCCGTCTGCCCAGCGGTCGTGCCAGTGCCGAAACCGTGACCCACTGGGCCGAGCTGCCCACCTTGCCGGGCCGGACCACGCACGCCGTTTTTGGAGAGGACGTACCGTCAGCTCTCCAGAACGCACGGGGCGCCCGTCGCAGCCCCTGA
- a CDS encoding tetratricopeptide repeat protein codes for MPGSLAVLRDGHRAEAEALLTRAIEEEVRRSGGRLDGDTLLSRARSALEELAGSAAEEYSAYVRALDEAADGRPSLGRRLSRKELGTPAAATAAAAVAACAADLAYGTGAGAALGVGAVVVVAGAAATVLKLTAGHWPAAHQEAGRRGQPGGAQQLRLEWLTALEVRGIRPFLDQQRMLTAAARSGGAASAPASSTATRGPQLRGADRSAAARQRSVLEHSFAQLPRPDGPFAGRKAELTQIAQWVHAARASTETKPTVVVLHGEPGSGRTALAVRATHQLRDQFRGACVVDLRSDTPGEVPLPTRDALLHLLNRLGAPREQLLFRERPSQEQQVKRLTELYHHHLTGLPVTVLLDDAADPEQVRTLLPERSDSLVLVTSRTPLELPDDLQAWVHQLPVGPLDAAGTEELLRATAESGSEAADAAGPYDSQAIDAISGLCAGLPLALRVAGSSLGARSATTLAADLAAHEQRSPVERALWLRYSDQSETARRLLRRLALVGRASLGAAASAALLGVEQAEAARQLTTLARAGLIEHVRGERYRLHALVHSFAHARLVDEEEPGERGAAQERLIRGYAELADSVIRLVDGRTSTRADRFGSHGFTSLDAALQWLDDESSFITSALRHADHGVDQAAVSHLLGALADYCLLRGDLYRLGELSELTRAVGEGLLVRSVQWRTGVAARQLGELDKARTTLSSVVDLYFEAQHPAGAARALRDLGITLQQQGNLTEAAAKLREALELQSGADMHGDRAWTLHALAAVERDRAQIAEAVAMLREALELHEESESVHGQAWAHFQLGQVHLRRGDVPGAERALQAAMELYGRTHDERGEAWAMTQLARARLVDGDPGPAVDQLRQALPLHHQHEDARGEAWTMYYLGQALEERGEHDAALRQLERSRTMFSRMQDAYGLACARHHSGRVTRDLRAEQTGSLRNSGFARQLLQDARKDFQRIGVPHGEAWSCLELLIIDAGNGRAAQALELADEAARLFAGYGDRRGEDWARFLRCTLLPLASPGGSVVGTAVAQEELAQLVREKHAARDAKLEDCAESFALLLERGVEPESGWQAWRLGMVPNRHAREVMGVLIAPGGAE; via the coding sequence ATGCCGGGCTCACTGGCGGTGCTGCGCGACGGCCATCGGGCGGAAGCGGAAGCGCTGTTGACCAGGGCGATCGAGGAAGAGGTACGGCGCTCGGGCGGGCGGCTCGACGGGGACACGCTGCTCAGCAGGGCGCGGTCGGCGCTGGAGGAGCTGGCGGGCAGCGCCGCCGAGGAGTACTCCGCGTATGTGCGGGCGCTGGACGAGGCCGCCGACGGCCGGCCCTCGCTGGGCAGGCGGCTCTCCCGCAAGGAGCTGGGGACGCCCGCGGCGGCGACGGCAGCGGCGGCGGTGGCGGCCTGCGCCGCGGACCTCGCGTACGGCACGGGCGCGGGCGCGGCGCTGGGAGTAGGGGCCGTCGTGGTGGTGGCGGGGGCGGCGGCCACGGTCCTGAAGCTGACCGCGGGGCACTGGCCGGCGGCCCACCAGGAGGCCGGGAGGCGCGGCCAGCCGGGCGGCGCCCAGCAGTTGCGGCTGGAGTGGCTGACGGCGCTGGAGGTGCGGGGCATCCGGCCGTTCCTGGACCAGCAGCGGATGCTGACGGCGGCGGCCCGTAGTGGCGGCGCGGCATCCGCGCCGGCCTCCTCGACGGCCACCCGCGGGCCGCAGTTGCGCGGCGCGGACCGCAGCGCGGCGGCCCGCCAGCGGTCCGTACTGGAGCATTCCTTCGCCCAGCTCCCGCGCCCGGACGGCCCGTTCGCCGGGCGCAAGGCGGAGCTGACGCAGATCGCCCAGTGGGTGCACGCGGCCCGTGCGAGCACGGAAACCAAGCCGACGGTGGTGGTGCTGCACGGCGAGCCGGGCTCGGGCCGGACGGCGCTGGCCGTCCGGGCCACCCACCAGCTGCGCGATCAGTTCCGCGGTGCGTGTGTGGTGGATCTGCGCAGTGACACCCCCGGAGAGGTGCCGCTGCCGACCCGGGACGCGCTGCTGCATCTGCTCAACCGGCTGGGTGCGCCGCGTGAGCAACTGCTGTTCCGCGAGCGGCCGTCCCAGGAGCAGCAGGTCAAGCGGCTCACCGAGCTGTATCACCACCATCTGACCGGGCTGCCGGTGACGGTGCTGCTGGACGACGCCGCGGATCCGGAGCAGGTGCGCACGCTGCTGCCGGAGCGCTCCGACAGCCTGGTGCTGGTCACCTCCCGTACGCCGCTGGAGCTGCCCGACGACCTCCAGGCATGGGTGCATCAGCTGCCGGTGGGGCCGCTGGACGCCGCGGGCACCGAAGAGCTGCTGCGGGCCACCGCCGAGAGCGGCAGTGAGGCGGCGGACGCGGCGGGCCCCTACGACTCGCAGGCGATCGACGCGATCTCCGGGCTGTGCGCGGGGCTGCCGCTGGCGCTGCGGGTGGCGGGCTCCTCGCTCGGTGCGCGCAGCGCCACCACGCTGGCGGCGGACCTGGCGGCCCATGAACAGCGGTCACCGGTGGAGCGTGCGCTGTGGCTGCGCTACTCCGACCAGTCGGAGACGGCCCGGCGACTGCTGCGCCGGCTGGCGCTGGTCGGCCGGGCAAGCCTGGGGGCGGCGGCCTCGGCGGCGCTGCTGGGCGTCGAACAGGCCGAGGCAGCACGGCAGTTGACGACGCTGGCCCGCGCGGGGCTGATCGAGCATGTCCGCGGCGAGCGCTACCGCCTGCATGCCCTGGTGCACAGCTTCGCGCATGCCCGGCTGGTGGACGAGGAGGAGCCGGGCGAGCGCGGCGCGGCCCAGGAACGGCTGATCCGCGGCTATGCGGAGCTGGCCGACTCGGTCATCCGGCTGGTGGACGGCCGTACGTCCACCCGTGCCGACCGCTTCGGATCGCACGGCTTCACCTCCCTGGACGCGGCCCTCCAGTGGCTGGACGACGAGAGCAGCTTCATCACGTCCGCGCTGCGCCATGCCGACCACGGTGTGGACCAGGCGGCGGTCTCGCATCTGCTGGGCGCGCTGGCCGACTACTGCCTGCTGCGCGGCGATCTCTACCGGCTGGGCGAACTCAGCGAGCTGACCCGGGCCGTCGGGGAGGGGCTGCTGGTCCGCTCGGTGCAGTGGCGTACGGGCGTCGCGGCCCGCCAGCTCGGTGAGCTGGACAAGGCGCGCACGACGCTGTCGTCGGTGGTCGATCTGTATTTCGAGGCCCAGCATCCGGCGGGCGCCGCCCGTGCGCTGCGCGATCTGGGCATCACGCTCCAGCAGCAGGGCAATCTCACCGAGGCCGCGGCCAAGCTCCGTGAGGCGCTGGAGCTGCAGTCCGGCGCGGATATGCACGGCGACCGGGCGTGGACGCTGCACGCCCTGGCGGCGGTGGAGCGGGACCGTGCGCAGATCGCCGAGGCCGTCGCCATGCTGCGCGAGGCGCTGGAGCTCCACGAGGAGAGCGAGAGCGTGCACGGCCAGGCCTGGGCGCACTTCCAGCTCGGCCAGGTGCATCTGCGGAGGGGCGATGTGCCGGGTGCGGAGCGTGCCCTGCAGGCGGCGATGGAGCTCTACGGGCGGACGCACGACGAGCGCGGGGAGGCGTGGGCGATGACGCAGCTGGCGCGCGCCCGGCTGGTGGACGGCGATCCGGGGCCCGCGGTGGACCAGCTGCGCCAGGCGCTGCCGCTGCACCATCAGCACGAGGACGCCCGTGGTGAGGCGTGGACGATGTACTACCTGGGCCAGGCGCTGGAGGAGCGCGGCGAACACGATGCGGCGCTGCGGCAGCTGGAGCGGTCCCGGACGATGTTCAGCCGGATGCAGGACGCCTACGGACTCGCCTGCGCCCGGCATCATTCCGGCCGGGTCACCCGCGATCTGCGGGCCGAGCAGACGGGCTCGCTGCGCAACAGCGGCTTCGCCCGGCAGCTGCTCCAGGATGCCCGTAAGGACTTCCAGCGGATCGGGGTGCCTCACGGGGAGGCGTGGTCCTGCCTGGAGTTGCTGATCATCGACGCCGGGAACGGCCGGGCGGCGCAGGCGCTGGAACTGGCCGACGAGGCGGCGCGACTCTTCGCCGGCTACGGCGACCGGCGCGGGGAGGACTGGGCGCGGTTCCTGCGCTGCACACTGCTGCCGCTCGCCTCGCCGGGCGGTTCGGTGGTGGGCACGGCCGTCGCCCAGGAGGAGCTGGCGCAGCTGGTCCGGGAGAAGCATGCGGCCCGGGACGCCAAGCTGGAGGACTGCGCGGAGTCGTTCGCGCTGCTGCTGGAGCGCGGGGTGGAGCCGGAGTCGGGCTGGCAGGCATGGCGGCTGGGCATGGTGCCGAACCGCCATGCGCGCGAGGTCATGGGCGTACTGATCGCACCGGGCGGTGCGGAGTGA
- the mca gene encoding mycothiol conjugate amidase Mca, giving the protein MTEQLRLMAVHAHPDDESSKGAATMAKYVSEGVDVVVVTCTGGERGSILNPKLQGDPYIEENIHEVRKKEMDEAREILGVKQEWLGFVDSGLPEGDPLPPLPEGCFALQDVEAAAEPLVRLIRTFKPQVITTYDENGGYPHPDHIMTHKITMVAFEAAGDPEKYPEAGEPWQPQKLYYNQGFNRPRTVALHEALLERGMDSPYGEWLERWKQFEQRERTLTTYVPCADFFEIRDKALIAHATQIDPDGGWFRVPMDIQREVWPTEEYELAKSLVDTSLPEDDLFAGIRNN; this is encoded by the coding sequence TTGACTGAGCAGCTGCGATTGATGGCGGTTCACGCCCACCCCGACGATGAGTCGAGCAAGGGTGCGGCCACCATGGCCAAGTACGTGTCCGAGGGGGTGGACGTGGTGGTCGTCACCTGCACAGGCGGTGAGCGAGGATCCATCCTCAACCCCAAACTCCAGGGCGACCCGTACATCGAGGAGAACATTCACGAGGTACGGAAGAAGGAAATGGACGAGGCCCGGGAGATCCTGGGCGTCAAGCAGGAGTGGCTGGGCTTTGTCGACTCCGGGCTGCCCGAGGGCGACCCGCTGCCGCCGCTGCCCGAGGGTTGCTTCGCCTTGCAGGATGTCGAGGCGGCGGCCGAGCCGCTCGTACGGCTGATCCGGACGTTCAAGCCGCAGGTCATCACGACCTACGACGAGAACGGCGGCTATCCGCACCCGGACCACATCATGACCCACAAGATCACGATGGTGGCCTTCGAGGCGGCCGGCGACCCGGAGAAGTACCCGGAGGCCGGTGAGCCCTGGCAGCCCCAGAAGCTCTACTACAACCAGGGCTTCAACCGCCCCCGTACGGTCGCGCTGCACGAGGCGCTGCTGGAGCGCGGGATGGACTCGCCCTACGGCGAGTGGCTGGAGCGCTGGAAGCAGTTCGAGCAGCGCGAGCGCACGCTGACCACCTATGTTCCGTGCGCCGACTTCTTTGAGATCCGTGACAAGGCGCTGATCGCCCACGCCACCCAGATCGACCCCGACGGCGGGTGGTTCCGGGTGCCGATGGACATCCAGCGCGAGGTCTGGCCGACGGAGGAGTACGAGCTCGCGAAGTCGCTTGTGGACACTTCCCTCCCCGAGGACGACCTCTTCGCGGGCATCCGCAACAATTGA
- a CDS encoding DUF4307 domain-containing protein: protein MTAVREGLPDGRYGRSADQRADRKLKVIGAVLGVALLGVIGWSGISYISGQDLSGRVIAWDAVSDHAVKVHLEVVKDTGAKGVCTLRSQAEDGSEVGRKDITVDQHSGQVDTEVTLRTTKRATNAVLVGCTASGTG, encoded by the coding sequence ATGACCGCGGTGCGCGAAGGGCTCCCCGACGGACGCTACGGCCGTTCCGCGGATCAGCGCGCGGACCGCAAGCTCAAGGTCATCGGCGCGGTGCTCGGCGTCGCGCTGCTGGGCGTGATCGGCTGGTCCGGTATCTCGTACATCTCCGGGCAGGACCTCAGCGGCCGGGTGATCGCCTGGGACGCGGTCTCCGACCACGCGGTCAAGGTGCATCTGGAAGTCGTCAAGGACACCGGCGCCAAGGGTGTGTGCACGCTCCGCTCGCAGGCCGAGGACGGCTCCGAGGTCGGCCGTAAGGACATCACCGTCGACCAGCACTCGGGCCAGGTGGACACCGAGGTCACGCTGCGGACCACCAAGCGGGCGACCAATGCCGTACTCGTCGGCTGTACGGCGTCCGGCACCGGCTGA
- the greA gene encoding transcription elongation factor GreA, which yields MTQTSENVTWLTQEAYDQLKAELEHLSGPARAEITEKIAAAREEGDLKENAGYHAAKEEQGKQELRVRQLTQLLQTAKVGEAPAATGVVAPGMVVTIAFDGDPDDTLSFLLASREYASSDIETYSPQSPLGTGVNGKKVGTEAEYELPNGKTATVKILDAKPYTG from the coding sequence GTGACCCAGACCAGCGAGAACGTCACCTGGCTGACCCAGGAGGCGTATGACCAGCTCAAGGCCGAGCTGGAGCACCTGTCTGGTCCCGCACGCGCCGAGATCACCGAAAAGATCGCGGCCGCCCGCGAGGAAGGTGACCTGAAGGAGAACGCCGGGTACCACGCGGCCAAGGAAGAGCAGGGCAAGCAGGAACTGCGCGTCCGCCAGCTCACCCAGCTGCTGCAGACCGCCAAGGTCGGCGAGGCCCCTGCCGCGACCGGCGTCGTCGCTCCCGGCATGGTCGTCACCATCGCGTTCGACGGGGACCCGGATGACACGCTGTCCTTCCTTCTGGCCTCCCGGGAGTACGCGAGCTCGGACATCGAGACCTACTCCCCCCAGTCGCCGCTGGGCACCGGCGTGAACGGCAAGAAGGTCGGCACCGAGGCGGAGTACGAGCTCCCCAACGGCAAGACGGCGACCGTGAAGATCCTCGACGCCAAGCCGTACACCGGCTGA
- a CDS encoding ABC transporter permease, giving the protein MTEAAEGVPVRPPQPRSGVSRSIRDSLVVARRNLIRMTRIPEIVLFGLIQPIMFVVLFTYVFGGSISIGGSTDPKLYKEFLMAGIFAQTVTFATAGAGAGIADDMHKGLIDRFRSLPMARGAVLTGRTLADLVQTSLTIVVLAGVALLVGWRTHENIGMVICGFLLLLLLGYAFSWIGALIGLTVRTPEAATSGGLIWLFPLTFISNAFVPVNGMPAFLQHIAEWNPFSATVAGARELFGNTMPNVPKSVTGAWPMEHPVVASVIWSLVIIAVFRTLAVRKYRSAAA; this is encoded by the coding sequence GTGACCGAAGCGGCCGAGGGTGTGCCCGTCCGGCCCCCGCAGCCCCGCAGTGGCGTCAGCCGGTCGATCCGGGATTCCCTGGTCGTCGCCCGGCGGAACTTGATTCGCATGACCCGGATTCCCGAGATTGTCCTTTTTGGGCTTATCCAGCCGATCATGTTCGTGGTGCTGTTCACCTACGTCTTCGGTGGCTCCATCAGCATCGGCGGCTCCACCGACCCGAAGCTCTACAAAGAGTTCCTGATGGCGGGCATCTTCGCGCAGACCGTCACCTTCGCTACAGCAGGTGCGGGCGCGGGCATCGCCGACGACATGCACAAGGGGCTCATCGACCGCTTCCGGTCGCTGCCCATGGCCCGTGGCGCGGTCCTCACCGGCCGCACCCTGGCCGACCTGGTGCAGACCTCGCTGACCATCGTGGTGCTCGCGGGCGTCGCCCTGCTCGTCGGCTGGCGCACCCACGAGAACATCGGCATGGTGATCTGCGGCTTCCTGCTGCTGCTCCTGCTCGGCTACGCCTTCTCCTGGATCGGCGCGCTGATCGGCCTTACGGTGCGCACGCCCGAGGCGGCCACGTCCGGCGGGCTGATCTGGCTCTTCCCGCTGACCTTCATCTCCAATGCGTTCGTGCCGGTCAACGGCATGCCCGCGTTCCTGCAGCACATCGCGGAGTGGAACCCGTTCAGCGCGACAGTGGCGGGTGCCCGTGAGCTGTTCGGGAACACGATGCCGAACGTACCGAAGTCGGTGACCGGTGCCTGGCCGATGGAGCATCCGGTGGTGGCCTCGGTGATCTGGTCCCTGGTGATCATCGCGGTCTTCCGGACACTGGCCGTCCGCAAGTATCGGTCGGCGGCGGCCTGA